The Ursus arctos isolate Adak ecotype North America unplaced genomic scaffold, UrsArc2.0 scaffold_25, whole genome shotgun sequence DNA segment TCCAGCATTTGTCCATTGATTTGCTGTTTGCTATGTAAATGATCACattatctgcaaataaagacaatttaaTCTCTccccttttaattcttttacatcatttatttttcttgctttattgatTTAGCTAAGACCTTAAAATCCTTGATGGGCTTTATTGTCGTGTTTGTGACCATAAAGAGGATGTGGCTAAAATTTCTTCAttaactatgtttttttttttgctgtaaatTCTTGGTACATAACCTTTTATAGCATTTACCAGCTTAAAgaaattcctttctttccctggTCTATTCCCAGCCTACTGGCTTCAGCATAGGTAAGCCGTTCTTCCTGCACGGCCTGGACCCTTCCCCAGAACAATGTAGATCAATTTGGTAACTGCTCTTTAAGGCTTAACTGCCCTTTTAGGGTTCTCTCGACTTCTGCATCTCTTCTTCAGGCCCAGGTTAGATCTGCAGTTTCTTCAGCGGTTCCTGCAGATACAGAAGGTTTTGTTTCCCTCCTGGTCATCACAGAATGCCTTGATGTTCCTGACCCTGTTGTGTGTCGCCCtactgagtgagtgagtgagctcGGGCTACAGGGGGAGGGCAGCCCTGGTTTGGGGTCCCTTCTTTCTGGGGAGTTGATAAGGCAAGGACTCAAGGGGAAGACTCTCTCCTCATTTTCTGCCCCTCCATCACTGACTTCGGACCCCTCTCCTCACCCCAGAACAACTGGTGATCTACCAGGTTGGCTTGATCCCCAGTCAGTACTATGGGGTCCTGGGAAACAAAGACTTGGATGGGTTTAAGACCCTGACATTCCTGGCTGTGGTGCTCATCGTTCTCAACTCCATGGTAaggtcttctccctgtgtgtgtcttcCTCTCCAGCCTAGTGTGAGCAGAATGCCCACTGGGACTTAGCCACCAGGAAGCAGGAATCAAGCCGTGGGGGTGTGTTCCCTCCCTTTCTGGGAACTGGAGGTcagagccctgtgcagggctttGCTCTTGCCATTGGGCCCAATTCCTGGGATGTTTCAAGCTCCCAGGACTTGGCCATGAGGTTCTGGTTTAAGTCAGCATTTAGCAGAAATGATCTTGTCCCTTCCATTCCCACTACGCTTGCTTTAGGGAACTCCAAGCATTTGAAAACTGGGAACAGCAGCCAGGGCGCCATGGCTTCTCTGTGGGGCTGAGGCCATGGTTCAGCCTAGCACTATGTCACACCGCccggcctttgcacctgctgctttCCTGCAGAAtggcctccttccccacccttgTTCACTTGGTTAATGCCTGCTCACTCTGCAAGGTTCTGCTGTTGTCACCTCCTTCAGGTCCTCCTTAACCTTCTCCTTCATGTTTCCTCCACCATACTCTGCCCTCTTCTCTGCTTAGCTAATACTGAGTTACCCTCTGCTGTAACACTCCTCACacccttgtaatttttttccttgctggACTTGCTAGACTGAGCTCATTGTCATTGCCTTGAACTTAGCACGTAGGTGCTCCATCAGTGGTGAACAATGAGTCAGGCCTCTGCTAGGACTCACACCTAATGCTCTGCCTGCCTGTACAGCCTGTTTTCTTGGGGAAGCCCCTCTCATCACACTTGGGCACTTTGGATGGGTCTTCTGGCAGTAAACACCTATGTATACGGAACTCCGTTCCAAGTTTTGGGGAACAGGAAAATGAGAACATAGATGGTGTAGAAGACATCATGCCCGATCTCCAGAAGCTCACCTGCTCTCAGAATAAGACAGTACAATAGAAAGGGGCCAGAGGCCTGTGCTTGGTAAAGGAATGAGCatgggagggagtgagggagggaagaatCCTCTGACTTGACACTTTAACTCAGCAAAAGTGCTGAGTGGACAGAGACTAATCGGAGTGGGTTGGGACCAGTCAGCAGAGGCTCtgtgccgcccccccccccagctcctcgCTGAGACTTGCAGAAGccatctctccccctctctcacttcctcttgCTTCCCGCACTACACAGCTGAAGAGCTTTGACCAGTTCACCTGCAACCTGCTGTATGTGAGCTGGAGAAAGGACCTCACTGAGCACCTTCACCGCTGCTACTTCCGAGGCCGCGTGTACTACACCCTCAACGTGCTGCGGGACGATGTTGATAACCCGTAGGTGACCCCTCTCGGTCCTCCCCACCCTCTGCAGGGTTTTGTAGGTCCAAGATCATCCATAGCTACCTGCAGGTGTTGATAAGCGCCATAGGGGAAGAGGGTCCTGTGGAGGAGCCCCCGAGCAGCTGCGGGGCTGAGAATAGGGAACTAAAAGATAGGAGCGGAtcccttttgcccattttatatcCTGTGCTTCCCAACTAGGCACCCTCTGAGAAAAAGTATCCTTGCTAGCAAACCAGCTCTTGGATTTTCAGCAGTAAAAAATTATTGCTGCCCAGGACTCGGTATAAGATTCAGATCTTCATTCTATCACCTTCCAGTTGATAGGCCTTTGTTCACTGAGCCTCAGGTTCCatttctggaaaatggggatgatagttCCTATCTCAAGAATATCTCAAAGGATATTCGTGCAATGCACCTGTTtggtgcctggcacttagcaagTGTCCCCGTGCGAGTTAGTGCTggttattttacagatgaggaaactgaggcccagagaatgcaagtgacttgtccaaggtcatgtcTCTTATTGGAAATGGGAGTCATTGTGGCCCCAGTGGAGCAATGGACATATGGGGTCTCTCCTCACACTCATTCCCTCTCCACTCACCACCCCCAGGCACTTTCTTGCCTGGGGTGACCTTTCGTCAGCTTAAGCTGGGCTTTGCAGCAAAGATTCTTGGGATTCCTGTTGCCTCTTATCTTCCTCTTCTAGGCTTCTCCATGACTCTACCCATATGAAGCTTCTGCAGCCAGATAGCTAAAATGGGGGCAGGCTCAGGCTTGCAGAAGACATTGGGAGGAGCCAGAGAGGGGGGATAGCTTTCCTGCTCACCCAGAAACTCAGCTCTTCTACCCTCAGGTCTTTCTCTGGGGCTACTCAGAACtgtctcaggatgcctgggtacTAGCCCTTCGTTTGCTACCTTTCATGAGAGGTAAACTGAGGCTTCCTCAACTCTTTAGAACCCTGTTTACAAGTCCTAAGGGTCTTAGTGCCTCTAGGAAAACGAGCACTTGTCTGGGTCCATCTTCCCCCCCTGGGATCGTGGCTAACAGTGTTGAAAGGCAAGGTCAGAGTAAGATGTAACCTCTCAGctctctccaccctccaccccgcTCCCTGGTCCAGTTGCTCTGTGTTGTTGGCTCCAGGGACCAGCGCATCAGTCAGGACGTGGAACGGTTCTGCCGGCAGCTCAGCAGCATGGCCAGCAAGCTGATCATCTCCCCCTTCACCCTCATCTACTACACCTACCAGTGCTTCCAAAGGTGAAGGCTCCTCCCCGCCCAGGTGTTTCCCCCGAGGTCCCTCACACAAGCTCCCCCAGGTCAGGGTCCAGAAGAGGCTggtctgccctccctcccacctgcagCCCAGGAAGGCTTCCTCTGTCCTGTGCTCGGGCCCCTGCCCTCCCTTTGGACATGGGGCGCTTCTGTGTCACGGGGGTTCTAGTATCTGACAACCTCGACCAGGTGCCAGCTGCCCCGCCCAGGAGCAGAGGCCCCACAGGACTGCTGGCTGAAATTGGACAAGGGCTGCTTGAAGGAGCAAGAATCagggctgaggggcgcctgggtggctcagtcgttaagcgtctgccttcggctcagggcatgatcccagggtcctgggatcgagcgccacatcaggctcctccactgggagcctgcttcttcctctcccactccccctgcttgtgttccctctctcgctggctgtctctctctctctgtcaaataaataaataaaaccttaaaaaaaaaaaaaagaatcagggctGAGGCCTGCGGGGATACGTgacacccccaccctccctctgtctgccttccAGTACGGGCTGGCTCGGGCCTGTGAGCATCTTCGGGTATTTCATCCTGGGGACCCTGGtgaacaaaatgttgatggggcCCATCGTGGCAAAACTGGTGCAGCAGGAGAAGCTGGAGGGGGATTTCAGGTATGTCTCCCTTGCTTGAGGTTTCTGGGCTGAGCATAATGGTTAGGGAATGGGATCTGGAGTAAGCCTCATTCGAATCCCAGCCTGTGCTCGTTACTAACCATGTGCTCTCGGGTGAGGTCTTGAACCTCaaacttcagttttcccatctctaaaatggggatggtacTGTTGCCCACAGAGGAGATTGTGAGGAGCATTCCTAAGCTTCTAGGTGAGAAGCAGCGAGAACGGTGTCATCATCCCTTGGCCTTCTCATGTGCTTCTGTTCCAACCTCCCTGTTTTGGCTCAGCCAATAGATCCAGCCCCTGCGCTGTGCTTCttggcctcctcctccaggctgggccctgggaggaGGTGGTGTGGGCAGGAATGCACCTGTCCTCTGGGGAGGTGCGGGGTTGCCCTGTCTGCAGGGCTCCTGCCACCCCACCCAGGCCCTGGGATTCCCACCCTGGGACAGCGCAGGGAAGGGCTGGGCCTTTTCGAGGTGGAGCTAGGTTCCTCTTCGCCTGGAGGTCTTCTTGGTCCAGGCCTCCAAAAGGAGAGGGGCCAGTACTGCCCTTGTCAGCACACGTTTCCCTTTGTTCTGCCCAGGTTCAAGCACATGCAGATCCGGGTGAATGCTGAGCCTGCTGCTTTTTTCAGGTGAGTCACGTGGGGATCGTTTCCTTCTGCCTCATCAGAGCTGATAGCGGAGATGGCAGAAAAGGAAAGACGCACCGTATGGCCCTCCCACCATCACCGAGCCCTGGGGCTGAGCATCCTCACACTTGGCTATGACCCTTGCCCCCTGTCTCTCACTGTCTTTGTCTGCCTCATCCTTAGGTCCAGGGATTTGCTTCTGAAGCTGGTAGTTCCTTCTAGTGGCCCAGCAGGGGGCCTAAATTTGTTCCAAGAATGAAACGAGTGAATGCTTCTCATCTTGGCGATGAGTATCAGGCAttgcctctgcctctgtttttccatctataaaatggcttTCTGCCAGTGCCTAAGGGCTGATCAGAGTCTCAAAGACTGATCCTTTGTCTCTGTAGGATGGGAGGGAAAGGAGGCCTCCAGAAATCAGGAGACCTGCTCCCCACAAACACTGTCCAAGTAGAACAAAGTGTCTGATCTCCTGATAGCAGCACTGTGAATGAGATCTCATTCCCTCCCTCAGGGTCAGGGCAGGTCCCTGGGCCCTGCCTTCTCTGAGACCTCTAGAATCATCGTTTGGCCCCAAAGAGATAGCTGAGCCCCCAGAGGTGCGTGTTTAAGGAGTAGAACCTGCTCTCGGATCACCTGGATCTAATGGCCCTGAGACCTTTGCACTTGTCTCTCTTTGCTGCATTTTGCAGCCGCCACCACTTGGGGGCGCCAAGAATGCTAGGACTCTGTGAGGTGGGGTTTGGTTGTGTGacagggctgggcctgggctgAGTGGCTTTTGGATTCTGCAGCCTCTCACGAAGTTCTGGGCTCTGGGGAAAGCAGGTTGGTTCTTGGAGCTCTGGATGGGTTCTTCCGTGGCTTCTCTATCCCTCCAACACTTTCCATGTGCCAGGTGAAGAATGCAGCGCGTCTGCCTGCCTCCCCTAAATTGGGAGACGGGGACTGTTTTACCCGCTTGTTTATCCCCCTGGCTGACTAGCACAGAGCCTGCCGCCAATCACCTGCTCTGTGCAGAGTTGCTTAAGAATAACAGCTGTTATGTATTAAGGGCCCCTCTTCTGTCTGGCGCTTTCTATTTAGAAATTTTCACTCTAACTTCTTTTATAGGTATGATTagccctattttacagaagacACTGAGACGCCGAGGCTCAAGTAACTTACCAGTGTCACCCAGCTAGTAATTACCCAGAGCCAGGGTTTGAGCCAGGTCTGCCCAATCTAGAGTTCATGTTCTTTCCCCAGATAATACCGTGTTGAGTAAATGAAGCAGTGAATGGATGTTAGTGGCAGAAAGGGTCTGAGATGAAGACCATTTGGATGGGTTTGGTCCCCAAAGGAAAGAGTGATGAGGGCTGGAGGGTCCCCCTGCCTGGCTGAGGCTTTTCAGGCCCCCTAGACATCCCAGCCTTTCTCATCAGAGCTGGGCATGTGGAGCACATGAGGACAGACCGCAGGCTGCAGAGACTCCTTCAGACCCAGAGGGAGCTGATGTCCAAGGAGCTCTGGCTGTACAGTAGGTGGAGGGAGCCCCGGGAGGCAGGAACCACGGGAGCGGGGTCGTCTCCTTCCCTTCCCGCACCTCCCCGCTCGCTGTCTGCACTCATCATTTGGCCGCGATGAAGGAATAACCATGGGGAGCCACTGCCTTCGCCAGGAGGGTCCTCGGGAGAACGAGGCTCCAGGGAAAAGCTTGGTCCTGTTCGGCTTCCTCTTCCCTCAGAGCACATCCGTGGTTCCCGGGTCTCTTACCCTCGGTGTTTCTGTCTCCTGCAGTCGGTGTCAACACGTTTGACTATCTGGGCAGCATCCTGAGTTACGTCGTGATCGCCATCCCTATTTTCAGTGATGTCTATGGAGACCTGAGCCCCGCAGAGCTCAGCACTCTGGTCAGCAAGGTAGGATCCCTCCTGCTGAGCCCTCGCGCCGTCCGCTCTGCCCTCGGCCCAGGGCCTCGGAGTGCAGGCCCGCGCTCACTGCTCCGTGTCCTGTGCAGAACGCCTTCGTGTGCATTTACCTCATCAGCTGCTTCACCGGGCTCATCGACCTCTCCAGCACGCTCTCAGATGTGGCTGGTTACACACACAGGTGAGGCCGCGTCTGGCCCTCGCCACGTGCTGAGCACAGCAGGTGCCCCTGGGAGAAGTGGCTGAATGAA contains these protein-coding regions:
- the ABCD4 gene encoding lysosomal cobalamin transporter ABCD4 isoform X1 produces the protein MAVPGPAAGAGARPRLDLQFLQRFLQIQKVLFPSWSSQNALMFLTLLCVALLKQLVIYQVGLIPSQYYGVLGNKDLDGFKTLTFLAVVLIVLNSMLKSFDQFTCNLLYVSWRKDLTEHLHRCYFRGRVYYTLNVLRDDVDNPDQRISQDVERFCRQLSSMASKLIISPFTLIYYTYQCFQSTGWLGPVSIFGYFILGTLVNKMLMGPIVAKLVQQEKLEGDFRFKHMQIRVNAEPAAFFRAGHVEHMRTDRRLQRLLQTQRELMSKELWLYIGVNTFDYLGSILSYVVIAIPIFSDVYGDLSPAELSTLVSKNAFVCIYLISCFTGLIDLSSTLSDVAGYTHRIGELQETLLDMTLKSWGGEIPDESEWDMDRAAEWPVAEPTDTAFLLKRVSICAPSSHKPLIKDLSLKISEGQSLLITGNTGTGKTSLLRVLGGLWASTQGSVQMLTDFGPHGVLFLPQKPFFTDGTLREQVIYPLKEIYPDSGSTDDERIVRFLELAGLSSLVTRTEGLDKQVDWNWYDVLSPGEMQRLSFARLFYLQPKYAVLDEATSALTEEVENELYRIGQQLGMTFISVGHRQSLEKFHSLVLKLCGDGRWELTRIKVE
- the ABCD4 gene encoding lysosomal cobalamin transporter ABCD4 isoform X2; its protein translation is MAVPGPAAGAGARPRLDLQFLQRFLQIQKVLFPSWSSQNALMFLTLLCVALLKQLVIYQVGLIPSQYYGVLGNKDLDGFKTLTFLAVVLIVLNSMLKSFDQFTCNLLYVSWRKDLTEHLHRCYFRGRVYYTLNVLRDDVDNPDQRISQDVERFCRQLSSMASKLIISPFTLIYYTYQCFQSTGWLGPVSIFGYFILGTLVNKMLMGPIVAKLVQQEKLEGDFRFKHMQIRVNAEPAAFFRAGHVEHMRTDRRLQRLLQTQRELMSKELWLYIGVNTFDYLGSILSYVVIAIPIFSDVYGDLSPAELSTLVSKNAFVCIYLISCFTGLIDLSSTLSDVAGYTHRIGELQETLLDMTLKSWGGEIPDESEWDMDRAAEWPVAEPTDTAFLLKRVSICAPSSHKPLIKDLSLKISEGQSLLITGNTGTGKTSLLRVLGGLWASTQGSVQMLTDFGPHGVLFLPQKPFFTDGTLREQVIYPLKEIYPDSGSTDDERIVRFLELAGLSSLVTRTEGLDKQVDWNWYDVLSPGEMQRLSFARLFYLQPKYAASAVNKYGTPQLCLAGGWQV